CCGATGCTCCAGTCGCACCTGCGCGAGGACGATCTGCTGTTCATCACCGCCGACCACGGCAACGACCCGACGACCCCCACCACCGACCACGCGCGCGAGCGGGTGCCGCTGCTGGTGGCGGGCGCGCGCGTCCGTCCCGGCTTCGTCGGCGAGCGCGCGACGTTCGCGGACCTGGGCGCCACGGTGGCCGAGTGGCTCGGCGTCGCGTTCCGCGGCAGCGGCACCTCGTTCCTCGCGACCGTCGTGGGCTCGTGACGGCGCCGGCGCTCGCGCACCCGCGGCTGGCCGAGCTGACCGCGCGCGCCCGAGAGGCGATGACGCGCGCGTACGCCCCGTACTCGCGCTTCCGCGTGGGCGCCGCGCTGCTGACGCGCGACGGCGCCGTGATCGCGGGGTGCAACGTCGAGAACGCGGCCTACCCGTCCGGCATCTGCGCGGAGCGTGGCGCGGTGGTCGCCGCGGTGGAGCAGGGGCGTCGCGACTTCGAGCTGCTCGTCATCGCGACCGAGGCGGAGGAGCCCGCGCCCCCGTGCGGCATGTGCCGCCAGGTGCTCGTCGAGTTCGCGCCGTCGCTGCCGATCGTGAGCGTCGTGGCCGACGGCCGCGCGCAGGCGTGGACGATGGCCGAGCTGCTCCCGCGCCCGTTCCTCCCCGACTCGCTCGCCGGCGGCTGACGCCGTGCTCGCCCGTTCCGGTCCTTCCGCCCGTCCCTCGCTCTCTCTCGTGACGTCCGTCATCCTCCAGGCGCCCCGCCGCCTCGCCGCGCTGCTCGCGCTCGTCGCCGTCGTGGCGGCGGCCTGCAGCGAGCGCCTCGACGGGGGCGCCGCCTGCCCGTCGCTCTGTCCGATCGCCAACACCGCGGTCCTCGACACGGTGCTCGACGCCGTGGCGCTCGACAGCACGGTGGCGGGCTTCCCGAACACCGGCGAGACCACGTCGCTGCTGCTCGCGCTGCGCCCCGGGCCGGACTCGGTGGACGTGCGCGCGGTGATCCGCTTCGACACGATCCCGAACCGGTACTTCCCGCCCTCGGGCGGCGACTCGGTGACGATCACGACCGCCGACAGCACGACGCTCAGCCTGCGCATCGACACGGCGGGCACGCGCTTCACGCAGCCGGTGACCATCGAGGCGTTCGAGGTCGACTCGGCCACGCCCGCGGACACCTCGGCGGCGCTGCTGACGGCGCTGATGCGGCCGGCCCGCCGGCTGGGCGGCCTGACGCTGCAGCCCGGGACGATCCCCGACTCGGTCCGCGTGCGGATCTCCGACAGCGCGTTCGTCAACCGCACGCGGACCACGCGGCGGCTGCGTATCGGCCTGCGCCTCGTCAGCACCGCCGCCGCGCAGGTGCGCTTCCAGAGCGCGGCGGGCGGCCTGAACACGCTCGGCGCGCGGCTGACCTTCGACCCGGTGCGCGACACGACGTACCAGCCGGTCGTCGTCCTCCCGTCGTCGGTGACGCCGGCGGTGCCGGGCGTCGCGGCGAGCTTCCAGGACTTCTCGTTCGTCGCGCGCTCCGCACGCGCCGCGATCGGCACCGATCTGGTGGTGGGCGGCGTGCCCGCGCAGCGCGTGTTCGTGCGCTTCAACGTCCCGCGCTTCCTCTCCGACTCGACGACGATCGTGCGTGCGACGCTGGAGCTGGTGCAGCGGCCCGCGCGCGGCATCGCGGCCACCGACTCGGTCACGCTGACGCCGCAGGGCGTCGTCGCGACGGACACGGTGCGCGACGTGCGCCGCGCGGCCGGCCTGGTCGCCAGCTCGGCGGTGCTCGCGCTCGACTCGCTGCGCCTGGCGCCGAGCGACAGCGGACGCAAGTCGGTGTCGCTGGTCGCGCTCGTGCGCGCCTGGCGCGCGCTGCCGGCCGGCACGCAGCGCGCGCTCGTGCTGCGCTCGTCGCAGGAAGGCGTGCAGGTCGGTGAGGTGCGCTTCTTCTCGACCGAGGCTGCGAGCGGGCTGCGTCCACGCCTGCGCCTGAGCTACATCCCCCGCACCGACTTCGGGATCCCCTGATGCCCACGCCTTCCTTCCGCCGCGGCGTCGTCCGCGCGGCCGTCATCCTCGCCGGCACGGCGATGCCCGCCGCTCTCACGGCGCAGGGCAGCCTGGGCGCGCAGGGGTTCGGCTACCCGACGGGCCAGCTCAGCACCCGCGCGCTCGGCACGGGCGGCGGCATCGGCGAGTTCGATCAGACGTCGCCGCTCAATCCCGCGGCGATCTCGTACTTCCGCCGCGCGTCGCTGACCGCGCAGTACGATCCCGAGTTCCGCCGCGTGAGCGCGGCGGGCGGCAGCCAGAACGCGACGATCGCACGCTTCCCGGTGATCTCCGTCGGCCTGCCGGTGCGCGACCGCCTCGCGGTGGGGATCAGCGCGTCGACGTACCTCGATCGCACGTTCACGACGACGTACCAGACGACGACGCGCATCGGCGACGAGACCGTGACCGCGACCGAGTCCGTGGAGTCGCGCGGGTCGGTGGCCGACCTCCGGCTCGGCCTGGGCTACATCGCCGCGCGCTGGCTGCGCGTGGGCGTCGCGGGCCACGTGCTGACGGGTGAGAACCGGCTCGTGTCGGGCCGCCTGTTCGCGGACACGAGCCGCTTCGGCTCCGTCTCCGATTCGTCCACGCTCACGTACAGCGGCGCCGCGGTGTCGGGCGGCATCGAGCTGACGCCGGTGCGCGGGCTCTCGATCGCGGGCTCGGCGCGCCGCGGGCTCGACATGCACGTCGAGCGCGGCGACAGCACGCTCCGCACGGGCAAGGCGCCGGACCGCCTGGGCGTCGCCGTCCGCTTCGACCGCATCACCGGCGCGAGCTTCTCCGCCGGCTACGCGCGGACGACGTGGACGCGCATGCGTGAGCTCGGGAGCGCGGCGCTCGAGGTGCGCGACGCGCCCGAGTTCATGGCCGGCGTCGAGGCCGTGGGCCCGCGCCTGGGCGACGTGCCGCTGCTGCTGCGCCTGGGCGGTCGCGAGCGCACGCTGCCGTTCGGCCTCGGCGGCGCGGAGGTGAAGGAGCGCGCCTTCGCGGGCGGGCTCGGGCTGCCGTTCGCCGGCGGGCGCGCGCTGGGCGACCTCGCGCTGCAGCACGCGTCGCGCACGCTGAACGGCACGGTCGCGCCGTCGGTGGGCGCCGCGAGCGAGCGCGCCTGGACCGTCAGCATCGGCTTCACCGTGCGGCCCTGACCGTCCACCGTCGCGCATGACCGCTCCCACCGCGGACGAGCCCCTCATCCTGGTCGCTGACGACGTCGCCGCGAACGTCGAGCTGCTGGCCGATCAGCTGCAGATCCTCGGCTTCCGGACCGTCGCGGCGTCCGACGGCCCGAGCGCGCTCGCGGCGTGCTTCGACCACCGCCCGGACCTCTGCCTGCTCGACGTGTCGATGCCGGCGGGCGATCTGGGCGTGCCCGACCGGCAGACGGGCTTCGAGGTGTGCCGGCGCATCAAGCGCGATCCGCGCACGGCGCGCATCCCGGTCATCTTCGTCACGGCGCTGAACGACACCGCCGACCGCGTGAAGGCGATCGAGGCCGGCGGCGACGACTTCCTCACCAAGCCGCACAACCGGCTGGTGCTCGGCGCGCGCGTGCGCAGCCTGCTCAAGCTCAAGGGCGCGACCGACGCGCTCGAGGACTCGCTGCGCAAGCTGCGCGAGCTGGAGAAGGTCCGCGACGATCTGATGAACATGATCGTGCACGACCTGAAGTCGCCGCTGACCTCCGTGCTCGCGACGCTGGAGATGGTGATCGACGGCGACTTCGGCGGCGTGACCGAGCAGCAGAAGGGCGCGCTCACCGACGCGCAGGACAAGTCGCAGGAGCTGCTGGCGCTGATCGACGACCTGCTGCAGATCGCGCGCATCGAGCAGAACGCGATCACGCTCAAGCCGCAGCCGGTGGCGCCGGGCGAGTTCCTCGCCGAGCTGCTGCACGACTGGCACATGCGGCTCGAGGCGGCGGGCGCGCGCGCGTCGGTGGAGGTGGCGCCCGACGCGCCGGGCTTCGTCGCCGACCGCGCGCTGCTGCGCCGCGTCTTCAGCAACCTGCTGCAGAACGCGCTGGTGCACGGCTCGGGCGCGGTGACGCTGCGGCTGACCGCGCGGCGCGATCCCGACGGCGTGCTGATGACGGTCGCCGACGACGGCCCGGGCATCCCGCCCGAGTACCACGAGCTGATCTTCCGCAAGTTCGAGACGGTGAAGCTGCAGACCGCGCCGCGCGTCCGCGGCTCGGGGCTCGGGCTCGCGTTCTGCAAGCTCGCGGTCGACGCGCACGGCGGCCGCATCTGGGTGCAGAGCGTCGAGGGGCAGGGCAGCCAGTTCCACATCCTCCTGCCGCTGGAGCCGGTGCCGCCGTCGCGCGGCTGACCGCGGAGAGGGATGAACGTCCACCTGCGCACCTTCGGGTGCCGCGCCAACCAGTACGACAGCGAGACGGTGCGCGCGATGCTCGCCGCGGCCGGCGCGTCGGTCGTGGACGAGGCGGCCGACGCGGACGTCGCGGTGTTCAACAGCTGCGCGGTGACCGCGGAGGCGGAGGCCGACCTGCGCAAGGCGGTCCGGCGCGCCGCGCGGGAGCGGCCGGCGCTCCGCACCGTGATCATGGGCTGCGCGTCGGCGCTGCCGCGCGCGGCCACCGATCCCGCGCGCCTGGACGCGCTGCCCGGTGTCGAGGCGCTGGTGCCGGGCGCCGACATGCTCGCGCTGGCGCGTGCGCTCGACCTGCCGCCGGACGCCGCAGCGGCCGTCGCGGCGGTGCAGAGGGGCGCCCGCGCGCTGCTGCGCGTGCAGGACGGCTGCGACGAGCACTGCACCTTCTGCGCGACGACCATCGCGCGCGGCGCGAACCGCTCGCGGCCCATGGCGACGCTGCTCGACGAGGCGGAGCGGCTGGCGGAGCGCCACGCGGAGCTCGTGCTCACGGGCGTCCACATCGGCACCTACGGCCGCGACGCGGGCACCTCGCTCGGCGCGCTGCTGGAGGCGCTCGTGCACAGAGTTCCGCACGCGCGCTTCCGCCTCTCGAGCGTCGAGGCGACCGAGGTGGACGCGCGACTCGCGGCGCTGCTGCGCGATGCAGCGGGCCACGTCTGCCCGTACCTGCACGCGCCGCTGCAGTCGGGGAGCGACCGCCTCCTGCGCCGGATGGGCCGGCACTGGTACACGGCCGACGCCTATGCCGCGTCCGTCGAGCGGCTGGTCGACGGCCGCGCGGTGTTCGGACTCGGCGCCGACGTGATCGCCGGCTTCCCGGGCGAGACCGAGGACGACCACGCGGCGACGCTGGCGCTGGTGGAGCGGCTGCCGTTCGCGGCGCTGCACGTCTTCCCGTACTCGCCGCGGCCCGGCACCGCGGCGACGCGACTGCCCGATCCCGTGGCGCCCGCGGTCGCGCAGCGGCGCGCCGGCGAGCTGCGCGCGCTGGCGCGCGCGAAGGGCGACGCGTACGCGGCATCGCGCGTCGGCGGCGCGGCCGACGTCGTCGTGATCGGCGAGGGCGCACGCCGGAGCGGGATGACGGAGGACTACCTGACCGTCACGCTGGCCGATGCGTCGCGGCCGCGCGGCGCACGCGCGCCGGCGCGCCTCGCGCTGCTGGACGGGCGGCTCACCGCGGTCGCCGTCGCTTAGGCGCTACGCCGACGCCGCCAGCATGCAGTCGGGCACCCAGGCCAGGAACCGGTTGAACTCGTCGAGCGTGTAGGTGAGGTTCTGCCCGCGCCACGGGTCGTGGATGAAGACGTGCCCCTCGTGGATGCCCGTGAGCAGCACGAAGTGCATCGAGCCCTGGCAGATGATGGGGCCGGACTTCTGGAGGAACGCCGCGAGCAGCTGCGGCGTCCAGCGCCGGTCGTGCGGCAGCGGCAGCGAGTAGACCCGCACCCCGGCCTCGGCCAGCCACTCCGACAGCTCGTCCGTGTTCGAGCCCTCCACGATGCCGCGCGGGTTCTTGCGCAGCTTGGCGCGGTAGGGGCGCCCCTTGAACGCGAGCAGCATCTCGACGCACGCGTCGCCGCACAGGTTCACGTGCCCCTGATGGACGAACGGCACCGTGAAGCGCGCGTACGGATGCACGTGGCTCGGTGCGCCCGGTGGGATCGGGCCCGAGATGAACTGGCCAGGCCTCGCGTGGTCGCGCGAGGAGAAGCTGAACAGCTTCGCGATGGGGCCTTTCAAGCGCATGCGAGGCGTCGTCGAGTGCGGATGGCCTGCCGCTCGCCGCGTCGGGCGGGCCGGGAGCGCAATGATACGCGCACGCCCGACGCGGCGTCAGCGCCTCGTCGTGGGACGCGCGGGGCACGTCATCGCCCGCTCCAGCACCGGGTCGCGACCCGCGCGCAGGTCCGCCGCCGTGGGCCGCACCTCGATGTCCGGCACGACGCCGGCGCGCACGCTCGCGTCGCCGCTCGCGCGCACGAAGCGCGCGGACGAGACGCTGGCCGGCAGCTGGCTGTTGGCCAGCCGGAACGAGTACTGCTCGCCGAACGACGTCGGCACGCCGCCCGTCTCCTCGCCGATCAGCGTCGCCAGCCGGTAGTCCTGGATCGCGTTCGCGGTCATCATCGCGCTGCTGAACGTGCCCGGGCCGATGAGCACGCACACCGGTCCGTCGAAGCGGGGCTCCAGCCGCGGGCGCACGCGCGCGTTCGACTCCGAGACGATCAGGCGACCGTCGGGCCCCTCGAGCAGCCGCCGCAGCTCGGTCTCGCCGTTGGATGCCGCGAAGCGCACGGAGTCCTGGCGACGTGCCTGCTCCGCGCGCGCCCGGAGCATCGCGCGGTACTCGGCGCTCATCTTCCACTCCTTGCGCGCGGCCATGCGGAACGGCGCGCCGGTCAGGTGCTGCAGCAGCAGCTCGCCGAGCTGCGAGTTGCCGCCGCCGTTGCGCCGCAGGTCCACCACGAGCGCTCCGATCGAGTCGGCCACGGCCTGGCGCATGAGCGCCGCGATGCGCGGCGCGAAGTCGTCGGGCGCCGCGGTCATCGTGCGGAACTCCAGGTAGCCGACGCGCCCCGGCAGCGTGCGGTACTCGAGGTC
This region of Roseisolibacter agri genomic DNA includes:
- the cdd gene encoding cytidine deaminase; the encoded protein is MTAPALAHPRLAELTARAREAMTRAYAPYSRFRVGAALLTRDGAVIAGCNVENAAYPSGICAERGAVVAAVEQGRRDFELLVIATEAEEPAPPCGMCRQVLVEFAPSLPIVSVVADGRAQAWTMAELLPRPFLPDSLAGG
- a CDS encoding cysteine peptidase family C39 domain-containing protein, with the translated sequence MRLKGPIAKLFSFSSRDHARPGQFISGPIPPGAPSHVHPYARFTVPFVHQGHVNLCGDACVEMLLAFKGRPYRAKLRKNPRGIVEGSNTDELSEWLAEAGVRVYSLPLPHDRRWTPQLLAAFLQKSGPIICQGSMHFVLLTGIHEGHVFIHDPWRGQNLTYTLDEFNRFLAWVPDCMLAASA
- a CDS encoding ATP-binding response regulator, with protein sequence MTAPTADEPLILVADDVAANVELLADQLQILGFRTVAASDGPSALAACFDHRPDLCLLDVSMPAGDLGVPDRQTGFEVCRRIKRDPRTARIPVIFVTALNDTADRVKAIEAGGDDFLTKPHNRLVLGARVRSLLKLKGATDALEDSLRKLRELEKVRDDLMNMIVHDLKSPLTSVLATLEMVIDGDFGGVTEQQKGALTDAQDKSQELLALIDDLLQIARIEQNAITLKPQPVAPGEFLAELLHDWHMRLEAAGARASVEVAPDAPGFVADRALLRRVFSNLLQNALVHGSGAVTLRLTARRDPDGVLMTVADDGPGIPPEYHELIFRKFETVKLQTAPRVRGSGLGLAFCKLAVDAHGGRIWVQSVEGQGSQFHILLPLEPVPPSRG
- a CDS encoding S41 family peptidase; the encoded protein is MPPLPFRRGVLAAALAAIAPVAAAAQASTPPTPPPFVTRAAAAADLEQLFRTIESVHPDPYTVASRAAIAREREAVLRALPDSVTRPELYLRFAPLVAMLGDGHTNLNPPSEEWAAANRAGAPILPFRMTVDPVGQLRVSLAAPDAPIRAGDAVVAIGGTPVAELLDRTMASLGGELLAWRRRNAAGFLPRHLWMRGVRGPFEVTVRRDGEPAPLTFRLDGLRLDSLDALARAQATARGGAGAPRDLEYRTLPGRVGYLEFRTMTAAPDDFAPRIAALMRQAVADSIGALVVDLRRNGGGNSQLGELLLQHLTGAPFRMAARKEWKMSAEYRAMLRARAEQARRQDSVRFAASNGETELRRLLEGPDGRLIVSESNARVRPRLEPRFDGPVCVLIGPGTFSSAMMTANAIQDYRLATLIGEETGGVPTSFGEQYSFRLANSQLPASVSSARFVRASGDASVRAGVVPDIEVRPTAADLRAGRDPVLERAMTCPARPTTRR
- a CDS encoding MiaB/RimO family radical SAM methylthiotransferase; this translates as MNVHLRTFGCRANQYDSETVRAMLAAAGASVVDEAADADVAVFNSCAVTAEAEADLRKAVRRAARERPALRTVIMGCASALPRAATDPARLDALPGVEALVPGADMLALARALDLPPDAAAAVAAVQRGARALLRVQDGCDEHCTFCATTIARGANRSRPMATLLDEAERLAERHAELVLTGVHIGTYGRDAGTSLGALLEALVHRVPHARFRLSSVEATEVDARLAALLRDAAGHVCPYLHAPLQSGSDRLLRRMGRHWYTADAYAASVERLVDGRAVFGLGADVIAGFPGETEDDHAATLALVERLPFAALHVFPYSPRPGTAATRLPDPVAPAVAQRRAGELRALARAKGDAYAASRVGGAADVVVIGEGARRSGMTEDYLTVTLADASRPRGARAPARLALLDGRLTAVAVA